TGGAGCGCACCCTGATCGCCATCGGCTTCCATGACCCGGCCATGCCGCGCCAGCTGATGGCCCGCCTGCGCCGCTTCACCCTGCGGGCACGCCCCGAGCGCATGGAGCTCAACATCCTGCGCGGCATCCTCTCCGATACCGAGAAGCTGGCCCCGCCCCGGGACGATACCTGAGGCGATTCCAGGATGACGCCCGAGGCCGTGCCTTGAAGGAGGCCTACCGCGCCCCCACACTGAGACCATTGCCCGCGGCGGATGCCGCCCTGCCCCCCACCCCAAGGACCGCTGCATGTTTCAACGTCTGCGTGAGGACATCAACAGCGTTTTCGACCGCGACCCGGCGGCGCGCAACTTCCTGGAAGTGCTGACCAACTACCCGGGCCTGCACGCCCTGCTGATCCACCGCCTCAGCCACTGGCTGTGGCGGAAGAACCTCAAGTGGCTGGCGCGCAGCCTCTCCACCTTCTCGCGCTGGCTCACCGGCATCGAGATCCATCCGGGCGCCAGGATCGGCCGGCGCTTCTTTATCGATCACGGCATGGGCGTGGTGATCGGCGAGACCGCCGAGGTGGGTGACGACGTCACCCTCTATCAGGGCGTGACCCTGGGCGGCACCAGCTGGAACAAGGGCAAGCGCCACCCGACCCTCGCCGATGGCGTGATCGTCGGGGCCGGGGCCAAGATTCTCGGTCCCTTCACCGTGGGCGCCGGCGCCAAGATCGGCTCCAACGCCGTGGTCACCAAGGAGGTGCCCGCCGGCGCCACCGTGGTGGGCATCCCCGGCAAGATCGTCAAGCGCACCGAGCCCGACGCCGCCGAGGTGCTGGAAGTGGACCCCGAACGCCGCGAGGCGATGCGCCGCAAGTTCGGCTTCGACGCCTACGGCATCAGCGAGGACATGCCGGACCCGGTGGCGCGCTCGATCCAGGCGATGCTCGATCACATGCACGCGGTGGACGAGCGCATCGAGCGCATGTGCCAGACCCTGCGCAAGGTGGATGCCAGCTATCGCGACGGCCGCCTGCCGGAGCTGCGCGACGAGGACTTCGCCGACATCCTCGACGATGCCGACGCCTGCGCCATGCCCGAGAAGGCGCCGGCCGCCAGGGAAGCACCGGCGACCACCAAGGGCGACGACGGCCGCGGCACCAATGGTTGACCATAGCACTCGGTCTTTACCATAATGCTTGCTTGACCACGCTCCGCAGCGGAGCGCCCGTTCACCGACCGCCGACCCGTTCGGCGCTGAGGCCGCCATGCGCCTGACCACCAAGGGACGCTACGCCGTTACCGCCATGCTCGACCTGGCCATGCACGCCCAGGCGGGGCCGATCAGCCTGGCCGACATCTCGAAGCGCCAGGAGATCTCGCTCTCCTACCTGGAGCAGCTGTTCGCACGGCTGCGCCGGGCCGAGCTGGTGGCCAGCGTGCGCGGCCCCGGCGGCGGCTACCTGCTGGCCAGGGCGCCGGAGACCATCTCGGTGGCCCGGGTGATCGACGCGGTGGACGAGTCGGTGGATGCCACCCGCTGCGGCGGGCTCTCCGACTGCCAGCAGGGCGACACCTGCCTGACCCACCACCTTTGGTGCGAGCTCTCCGAGCAGATTCACGGCTTCCTGGAAGGCATCACCCTGGGGCAGCTCGCGGCCCGCCAGGAGGTCCAGCAGATCGCCGACCGCCAGCGCGAGCGCCTGGACGGCGGCGACGTTTTCGCCTCGGCGCCCTGAAGGCGCCCCACCGAGCGACACGATACCCGAGTCCATGACCACACCCGTCTATCTCGACTATGCCGCCACCACGCCCGTCGACCCCCGTGTCGCCGAGCTGATGAGCCGCCACCTGACCCTCGATGGCATCTTCGCCAATCCCGCCTCGCGCAGCCATATGCTGGGCTGGCAGGCGGAGCAGGCGGTGGAGAACGCCCGCCGCCAGGTGGCCGACCTGATCGGCGCCGACCCCCGCGAGATCGTCTGGACCAGCGGCGCCACCGAGGCCGACAACCTGGCGCTGATCGGCTACCTGCGGGCCAACCGCCACCGCGGCCGCCACCTGGTGACTTCCGTGGTCGAGCACAAGGCGGTGGTGGATACCGCCCACGCCCTCGAGAGCGAGGGCTTCGAGGTGACCTGGCTCCCCCCGGGGCGCGACGGCCGCGTCACGCCCGAGCAGCTGCGCGAGGCGATGCGTGAGGACACCGTGCTGGTGTCGCTGATGGCGGTGAACAACGAGCTGGGCGTGATCCACGACCTGGCGGCGCTTGCCGAGGTGGCCCACGCCGGCGGCGCGCTCTTCCACGTGGATGCCGCCCAGGCGGTGGGGCGCCTGGACCTCAACGTCGGGCGACTCGGCATCGACCTGATGTCGCTCTCCGGCCACAAGGCCTACGGCCCCAAGGGCATCGGCGCCCTCTACGTCAGGCGCGACCCGGACATCCGCCTGGAGGCGCTGATCCACGGCGGCGGCCACGAGCGCGGCATGCGCTCCGGCACCCTGGCCACCCACCAGATCGTCGGCATGGGCGAGGCCTTCGCCCTGGCCGGCGCCGAGGGCGAGGACGACCAGGCGCGCATCACCGCCCTGCGCGACCGCCTGCTGGCGGGCCTGGCGGATCTCGACGGCATCCACCGCAATACCGCGGTGGAGGTGGCGGTGCCCAACATACTCAACCTGGCCTTCGAGGGCGTCGACGGCGAGTCGCTGCTGATGGCGCTGCGCGACGTGGCCCTCTCCACCGGCTCCGCCTGCAACTCGGCGAGCGTGGAGCCGTCCTATGTACTGAAGGCCATCGGCCTGCCGCGGGCGCTGGCGCTGGCCTCGCTGCGCTTCAGCTTCGGGCGCTTCACTACCGAGGCCGACATCGACACGGCGCTTTCCGCGCTGCGCCACGCCCTGACCGGGCTGCGTCGCCAGGCGATCTAGCACCGCCCCAGGCCCATCCAACGACTCACGGCCATTCCACCGAACCCAGGAGAGACCCATGGCGCATTTGACCATCACCCACGCCGCCGCCGACCAGATCCGCCGGGTGCTCGCCGAGCGCGGCGAGGGCCTCGGCCTGCGCGTCTCGGTCAAGCCCAGCGGCTGCTCCGGCTACAGCTACGTGCTCGACTTCGCCGACCAGGCCGCCGACGACGATACCTGCTTCGAGGAGCACGGCGTCCGGGTCTTCGTCGCCCCGGAGGCGCTGGAGATGCTCGACGGCAGCGAGGTGGACTACGTCAACGAGGGGCTCAACCGCTTCTTCCGCTTCAACAACCCCAACGTCAAGGACCAGTGCGGCTGCGGCGAGAGCTTCACGGTCTAAAGCACAAGGGCGCCGGGTCGGCGCCCCGCAATCAGCGACGATTGTTCAACGCCGCCCCGGGGCGGTATAATCCGCGCCCAATCGGCGTCAGCCGCCGAGCTTCATCAGATTCACCGCGCCGCCCACGCTCCGATCCGGGAGCCCACGGGCGGCGCGGCGCTATTCCTCCCCCCCCCATCCCCTACTGGAGACATGACCATGGCTACCCAGCGCACCCTGTCCATCATCAAGCCCGACGCCGTTGCCAAGAACGCCATCGGCGAGATCATCGCCCGCTTCGAGAAGGCCGGCCTCCAGGTCGTCGCCGCCAAGATGCTGCACCTGGACGACGACAAGGCCGGCGGCTTCTACGCCGAGCACAAGGAGCGCCCCTTCTTCAAGGATCTGGTCGGCTTCATGACCTCCGGCCCGGTGGTGGTCCAGGTGCTCGAGGGCGAGGACGCCATCGCCAAGAACCGTGAGCTGATGGGCGCCACCAACCCCAAGGAAGCCGCGCCGGGCACCATCCGCGCCGACTTCGCCGAGACCATCGACGCCAACGCCGTGCATGGCTCCGACTCCCCCGAGTCCGCCGAGCGCGAGATCGCCTACTTCTTCGGCGCCGACGAGATCTGCCCGCGCTGATCGCGTCTCCCGGGGGGGGGCCCTGCCCCCGCCTCCCCTGCTTCTCCCTTTCCCGACCCGCTGACCGCCATGACCGCTGATACCGCACCCCAGAAGACCAACCTGCTCGGCATGTCTCGCGAGGAGATGGAAGCCTTCTTCCTCTCCATCGGTGAGAAGAAGTTCCGTGCCGCCCAGGTGATGAAGTGGATTCACCACGAGGGCTGTGACGACTTCGCGGCCATGACGAACCTCTCCAAGGCGCTGCGCGCCAAGCTCGCCGACGTCGCCGAGATCCGCGGCCCCGGCGTGGTCTACGAGGGCACCTCCAGCGACGGCACCCGCAAGTGGGTGCTGGAGGTCGAGGATGGCAGCTACGTCGAGACGGTGCTGATTCCCGCCGACAACGGCAAGCGCCGCACCCTGTGCGTCTCCTCCCAGGTGGGCTGCTCGCTGGACTGCAGCTTCTGCTCCACCGGCAAGCAGGGCTTCCAGCGCAACCTCACCGCCGCCGAGATCATCGGCCAGGTGTGGGTCGCCCAGCGCAGCGTGGGCCCGCGCAAGGACACCGCCAACCGCCCGGTCACCAACGTGGTGATGATGGGCATGGGCGAACCGCTGCTGAATTACGATAACGTCGTGCCGGCCATGAAGCTGATGCTCGACGACAACGGCTACGGCCTCTCCAAGCGCCGCGTCACCCTCTCCACCTCCGGGGTGGTGCCGATGCTCGACAGGCTCGGCGACGAGCTCGACGTGAGCCTGGC
The Halomonas alkalicola DNA segment above includes these coding regions:
- a CDS encoding HesB/IscA family protein → MAHLTITHAAADQIRRVLAERGEGLGLRVSVKPSGCSGYSYVLDFADQAADDDTCFEEHGVRVFVAPEALEMLDGSEVDYVNEGLNRFFRFNNPNVKDQCGCGESFTV
- the iscR gene encoding Fe-S cluster assembly transcriptional regulator IscR, whose protein sequence is MRLTTKGRYAVTAMLDLAMHAQAGPISLADISKRQEISLSYLEQLFARLRRAELVASVRGPGGGYLLARAPETISVARVIDAVDESVDATRCGGLSDCQQGDTCLTHHLWCELSEQIHGFLEGITLGQLAARQEVQQIADRQRERLDGGDVFASAP
- the ndk gene encoding nucleoside-diphosphate kinase, which translates into the protein MATQRTLSIIKPDAVAKNAIGEIIARFEKAGLQVVAAKMLHLDDDKAGGFYAEHKERPFFKDLVGFMTSGPVVVQVLEGEDAIAKNRELMGATNPKEAAPGTIRADFAETIDANAVHGSDSPESAEREIAYFFGADEICPR
- a CDS encoding IscS subfamily cysteine desulfurase, with product MTTPVYLDYAATTPVDPRVAELMSRHLTLDGIFANPASRSHMLGWQAEQAVENARRQVADLIGADPREIVWTSGATEADNLALIGYLRANRHRGRHLVTSVVEHKAVVDTAHALESEGFEVTWLPPGRDGRVTPEQLREAMREDTVLVSLMAVNNELGVIHDLAALAEVAHAGGALFHVDAAQAVGRLDLNVGRLGIDLMSLSGHKAYGPKGIGALYVRRDPDIRLEALIHGGGHERGMRSGTLATHQIVGMGEAFALAGAEGEDDQARITALRDRLLAGLADLDGIHRNTAVEVAVPNILNLAFEGVDGESLLMALRDVALSTGSACNSASVEPSYVLKAIGLPRALALASLRFSFGRFTTEADIDTALSALRHALTGLRRQAI
- the rlmN gene encoding 23S rRNA (adenine(2503)-C(2))-methyltransferase RlmN; this translates as MTADTAPQKTNLLGMSREEMEAFFLSIGEKKFRAAQVMKWIHHEGCDDFAAMTNLSKALRAKLADVAEIRGPGVVYEGTSSDGTRKWVLEVEDGSYVETVLIPADNGKRRTLCVSSQVGCSLDCSFCSTGKQGFQRNLTAAEIIGQVWVAQRSVGPRKDTANRPVTNVVMMGMGEPLLNYDNVVPAMKLMLDDNGYGLSKRRVTLSTSGVVPMLDRLGDELDVSLAISLHAANDELRSELVPLNRKYNIRALLDACHRYLAKCDDTRMVTVEYTVIKDVNDQQQHAQELAELLRELPCKINLIPFNPFPHSGYEKPSRNQVVRFQQWLYELGYTAPIRTTRGDDIDAACGQLVGRVKDRTKRHERYIQSIQIDAD
- the cysE gene encoding serine O-acetyltransferase codes for the protein MFQRLREDINSVFDRDPAARNFLEVLTNYPGLHALLIHRLSHWLWRKNLKWLARSLSTFSRWLTGIEIHPGARIGRRFFIDHGMGVVIGETAEVGDDVTLYQGVTLGGTSWNKGKRHPTLADGVIVGAGAKILGPFTVGAGAKIGSNAVVTKEVPAGATVVGIPGKIVKRTEPDAAEVLEVDPERREAMRRKFGFDAYGISEDMPDPVARSIQAMLDHMHAVDERIERMCQTLRKVDASYRDGRLPELRDEDFADILDDADACAMPEKAPAAREAPATTKGDDGRGTNG